The following is a genomic window from Candidatus Paracaedibacteraceae bacterium.
TGAAGCATTTACACCTCCTGATGTATCTATATTTATGATATGATGTTAAAGTTACTAATTCGTGAAACCGGATGTGTAAAACTCGACAGTGTCCTCAATTTTCGGTAAAGTTAGTGCAATGTTGTTGGTTGCTAAGGAAATAAAATGGGCGGTCTACCCTATGTTGGTCAGGGGCTTTTACTGGTCACAGCCCTCTTAATGAGCCTATCAACTCGATTTTCAAAACTAAGCTTAGTCAGTCTTATCATGTTGCTCAGCTGTTTCGGCTTGCTTATCTATGCCCATGTTACATCGGATTTTTCCTTTGTTCACGTTGTTCAATATTCCCATACAACCAAACCACTCCTCTATAAAATTTCTGGTGTCTGGGGAAATCACGAGGGATCAATGTTATTATGGCTTGTGCTTTTTTATAGCATGGGCATCTTGGCTACTCGTTCTTATCCTAAGGCATTAGCTTGGCTAAATTATATTGCACTTTCGATCGTTCTATTCCTCATTATGGCATGCGATCCTTTCAAGAGCATGGCAATGTCTGTGGATAACGGACAGGACTTGAATCCGTTACTTCAAGATCCGCTTTTGGCAATCCACCCACCGATTCTATATCTGGGTATTGTCACCAGTTTTATTCCTGTTTTGCTGGCGATCAGTGGCGGGATATCTCAGTTATCTCGATTTTGGATAACTGTTTCATGGACTTTTATGGCTATTGGCATTTCACTCGGTAGTTTTTGGGCTTATTATGAATTGGGTTGGGGTGGCTGGTGGTTTTGGGATCCTGTTGAAAACGCAGCCCTTGTTCCATGGCTCCTCCAAACAGCCGCTTTGCACAGCTCAATCAAGACCCAATCACGCTCAGCCCTGTCTTTTTGTTTCATGAGTATGGCCAGCAGTTTAATCGGCACCTTTATTATCCGATCAGGCCTTGTCACTTCAGTCCATAGTTTTGCTATTGATCCTGAACGCGGTCTTTTCTTGGCACTTGTTTGCTGTGTTATTCTGATCCCCCTTGCTTGGCAAGTCTGGAAAACCACGCCTCAACTCAACAAAATGAATACCGTGGTAACCCCTCTTAGTATCGGGATTTTTCTTATGGGCTTTGCTGCCCTTGTTGTTACATTTGGCACCGTGTATCCCATTATCCTCAGTTGGTTCGGCCACCTAATTACGGTGGGTGCTCCTTACTTCAATAAAACAATCATTCCTGTTTTCCTTAGTATCATCGTTTTAATGGCTGTTGATCCTTGGGAAAAATCCTATAATGCAGGCAGCCCATCTCTTTTAATTGCAGCCATTAGTGCCTTGATTTTATGGGACTATGGCCATCAGAAAAGCATCCCCGTCTTATTTGGCTTTGCCCTGGGGATGGGACTTTGTAGTAGTATGGTTCTTGGAATCATTTATCGGCACTGGGCAAAAACAAAAATCCCTATGGTTCTTGCTCATTTTGCTGTGGGGTTATCTGCTATCGGAATTGCCCTTAGTTCCGGATACGAAGAAGATAAGTTGGTCGCCCTCAAGGTTCATGAGACCACAACCATTCACAATATTCCGATCACATTTTCCGAATTAAAGGGTGAACGGGGTGATAATTTCATGGCTCAAACAGCTGTCCTGACCACAGACAAAGGCCACCTTAAACCTGAAAAGAGATTCTTTATCACACAAAAAATTATCCACCCCGAATCAGCTATTCAATCACGAGGTCTCGATCATCTTTATGTAACATTAGGCGATCGTTATGATGATGACAGTTGGGGATTTCGTCTAAGCTACAAGCCT
Proteins encoded in this region:
- the ccsA gene encoding cytochrome c biogenesis protein CcsA; translation: MGGLPYVGQGLLLVTALLMSLSTRFSKLSLVSLIMLLSCFGLLIYAHVTSDFSFVHVVQYSHTTKPLLYKISGVWGNHEGSMLLWLVLFYSMGILATRSYPKALAWLNYIALSIVLFLIMACDPFKSMAMSVDNGQDLNPLLQDPLLAIHPPILYLGIVTSFIPVLLAISGGISQLSRFWITVSWTFMAIGISLGSFWAYYELGWGGWWFWDPVENAALVPWLLQTAALHSSIKTQSRSALSFCFMSMASSLIGTFIIRSGLVTSVHSFAIDPERGLFLALVCCVILIPLAWQVWKTTPQLNKMNTVVTPLSIGIFLMGFAALVVTFGTVYPIILSWFGHLITVGAPYFNKTIIPVFLSIIVLMAVDPWEKSYNAGSPSLLIAAISALILWDYGHQKSIPVLFGFALGMGLCSSMVLGIIYRHWAKTKIPMVLAHFAVGLSAIGIALSSGYEEDKLVALKVHETTTIHNIPITFSELKGERGDNFMAQTAVLTTDKGHLKPEKRFFITQKIIHPESAIQSRGLDHLYVTLGDRYDDDSWGFRLSYKPWINLMWLGFALLGLAGFLSITKRWWLYLLFPLFLIDGQAIEVHEQLPDPSQERRAVYLGSQLLCPTCNGQHLNESAVDEAELLRKIIRRQIETGYTDQQIIDWFVDRYGDRVLISPPLGWATLLLWILPWVILGIGMWTRFRHKSP